One window of Pelobates fuscus isolate aPelFus1 chromosome 9, aPelFus1.pri, whole genome shotgun sequence genomic DNA carries:
- the LOC134573021 gene encoding olfactory receptor 5AR1-like translates to MEHTNHTKVAYFILKGLSDDPKLQVPIFLLVLLLYLITLGGNMTVFLLICLDHHLHTPMYFFLANLSILDISSTTVVLHNVLIRFVTKNRTIPYVTCLTQMCFFGTFVNAGLLILTAMSFDRYVAICNPLRYVIIMNHKICILLVIVCLAVSMLEVLPHVFLLAEFTCYRRNIINHFFCDIMLVMELSCSDTSVLKTLFFIEGVFLLGLTPFLLTFISYVFIIATILKIRSSTGRRKAFYTCSSHLTVVILLYTTFVLQYLRPISEDSLDYNKFFSLFNTAAVPILNPLIYSLKNREVMSALQRRLVKKLSYSRDIQG, encoded by the coding sequence ATGGAGCACACAAATCACACCAAGGTGGCATATTTCATTTTGAAAGGACTTTCTGATGACCCAAAGCTGCAAGTTCCAATCTTTCTTCTGGTTTTGCTACTTTATCTCATCACTCTTGGTGGTAACATGACTGTTTTTCTCCTAATCTGTCTGGATCATCATCTTCACACTCCCATGTACTTCTTCCTGGCCAACCTGTCCATTCTGGATATATCGTCTACCACAGTCGTTTTACATAATGTTTTAATTAGGTTTGTGACCAAAAACAGAACTATTCCATATGTTACATGCCTAACACAGATGTGTTTTTTTGGAACCTTTGTTAATGCAGGATTATTAATCCTTACAGCCATGAGCTTTGACCGCTATGTGGCAATCTGTAATCCATTACGGTACGTAATCATTATGAATCACAAAATTTGTATTCTGTTGGTCATTGTCTGTTTGGCTGTAAGCATGTTGGAAGTTCTCCCCCATGTTTTCCTACTGGCAGAGTTTACTTGTTACAGAAGAAATATAATTAATCATTTCTTTTGTGACATCATGCTTGTTATGGAACTTTCATGCAGTGATACGTCTGTTCTTAAgacattattttttattgaaggtgTGTTCCTTCTTGGCCTTACTCCCTTCCTTCtcacttttatttcttatgttttTATCATTGCAACCATTCTGAAGATCCGTTCGAGCACTGGAAGACGTAAAGCCTTCTACACATGTTCCTCTCACCTCACTGTTGTCATCCTGCTCTACACGACCTTTGTCCTCCAATATCTGAGACCCATCTCAGAAGACAGCCTGGATTACAATAAATTCTTCTCTCTGTTTAACACAGCTGCTGTTCCTATATTAAACCCATTAATTTACAGCTTAAAAAACAGAGAGGTGATGTCAGCTCTACAACGTAGATTAGTAAAAAAACTGAGCTACAGCAGAGATATACAGGgctag